Proteins encoded in a region of the Gammaproteobacteria bacterium genome:
- the rplT gene encoding 50S ribosomal protein L20, with product MSRVKRGVTAHAKHKKLLARAKGYYGARKNVYRVAKQAVIKAGQYAYIGRKQRKRQFRALWIVRINAAARECGLSYSLLMNGLKKAVIEIDRKVLADLAVFDKPAFAALAEKAKAHTLSN from the coding sequence ATGTCTAGAGTAAAACGCGGCGTCACTGCTCACGCCAAACACAAAAAGCTTCTCGCACGAGCCAAGGGTTACTATGGCGCGCGCAAGAACGTCTATCGCGTCGCCAAGCAAGCGGTCATCAAGGCCGGCCAATACGCCTACATCGGGCGCAAGCAGAGGAAGCGCCAGTTCCGCGCCCTGTGGATCGTGCGCATCAACGCAGCCGCGCGCGAGTGCGGTCTGTCATACAGCCTGCTTATGAACGGTCTCAAAAAAGCCGTCATCGAGATTGATCGCAAGGTGCTGGCCGACCTCGCCGTCTTCGACAAGCCGGCCTTTGCGGCGCTGGCGGAAAAGGCCAAGGCCCACACCCTGTCGAACTGA
- the rpmI gene encoding 50S ribosomal protein L35 translates to MPKLKTNSGAAKRFKRTASGGFKHGQSHLNHILTKKSTKRKRHLRHNNMVDKSDVPGLRRLLPFS, encoded by the coding sequence ATGCCAAAATTGAAGACTAACAGCGGTGCGGCCAAGCGTTTCAAGCGCACGGCCTCGGGCGGGTTTAAACACGGCCAATCGCACCTTAACCACATCCTCACCAAGAAGAGCACCAAGCGCAAGCGTCACCTGCGCCATAATAATATGGTGGATAAATCTGACGTCCCCGGGCTGCGCCGTCTGCTGCCCTTTAGCTAA
- the infC gene encoding translation initiation factor IF-3: MVADRDTRLNEAITAPQVRVIGSEGEQLGVLPLEEAQKLALDAELDLVEIVPNADPPVCRVMNYGKYLFELGKRQQQAKKKQKQIQIKEVKFRPTTEEGDYQVKLRNLIRFLNEGDKAKVTLRYRGREFAHQELGVKLLKRVEADLADIGVVEQFPKMEGRQMVMLIGPKK, translated from the coding sequence ATCGTAGCTGACAGAGATACTCGTCTGAATGAAGCGATTACCGCCCCCCAGGTGCGGGTGATCGGAAGCGAGGGTGAGCAATTAGGGGTACTGCCTCTGGAAGAAGCGCAGAAACTGGCCTTGGACGCTGAGCTTGATTTGGTTGAGATTGTACCGAACGCCGATCCGCCGGTCTGCCGTGTGATGAATTACGGCAAATATCTTTTCGAGCTGGGCAAGAGACAACAGCAGGCCAAGAAGAAGCAAAAACAGATTCAGATCAAGGAAGTCAAGTTTCGCCCCACCACCGAAGAAGGCGATTACCAGGTCAAGCTGCGCAACCTGATACGGTTCCTCAATGAGGGCGATAAGGCCAAGGTCACGTTGCGTTACCGCGGCCGCGAGTTCGCTCACCAGGAACTGGGAGTCAAGCTGCTCAAGCGGGTTGAGGCCGATCTGGCCGATATCGGAGTGGTGGAACAATTTCCGAAGATGGAGGGGCGGCAGATGGTGATGCTGATCGGCCCTAAAAAATGA